One Vitis vinifera cultivar Pinot Noir 40024 chromosome 8, ASM3070453v1 genomic window carries:
- the LOC100256772 gene encoding uncharacterized protein LOC100256772, which produces MGESSASYIHMVQRLIEECIIFNMSREECMEALSKHADIKPVITSTVWKELEKENKEFFESYAKSREARGSDMETRENFQNMLSDSSERDTSES; this is translated from the exons ATGGGTGAATCTTCCGCTTCATATATCCACATG GTGCAACGCCTGATAGAGGAGTGCATCATCTTCAATATGAGCAGAGAAGAATGCATGGAAGCCCTCTCCAAACATGCTGACATCAAACCAGTCATCACTTCCACAG TGTGGAAGGAATTGGAGAAAGAGAACAAGGAGTTCTTCGAGTCCTACGCAAAGAGCAGAGAGGCAAGAGGTTCTGATATGGAGACAAGGGAAAATTTCCAGAACATGCTCTCTGATTCTTCCGAGAGAGATACCAGCGAAAGCTAG
- the LOC100267054 gene encoding protein SLOW GREEN 1, chloroplastic, with product MESLAKLHQRQQPLHLSLYDHRPSFSRPISSFSFRTSSSSSTSKSLFVRASSSPSSFSRHSPTQDHQNPKSPFFETLLPHFFKASCIAIAAAAVFFARFNVKPVIAAPAATVEPFKQSTMDSVSDEEKERTVEEYVESHPDDVEGLKSLMEVKIKNRKLQEAVDVIERLIQLEPDDKEWPLLKAHLYSYSGESELAKLGFEEILSANPLTVEAYHGLVMAVSQSDSGDELNQVLKRIEAAMERCKKEKKKEDLRDFKLLVAQIRVIEGKYNDALKVYQELVKEEPRDFRPYLCQGIIYTLLRKKDEAEKQFQKYRRLVPKGHPYARYFDDNMIATRVFSQMAENQRSGSKS from the coding sequence ATGGAGTCTCTTGCTAAGCTCCACCAGCGCCAACAGCcactccacctctctctctatGACCACCGCCCTTCATTTTCTAGAccaatttcttcattttctttcagaacttcttcttcatcttcaacctCCAAATCACTCTTCGTCAGAGCATCCTCCTCCCCTTCATCATTTTCGCGTCACTCGCCTACTCAAGACCACCAAAATCCTAAATCCCCATTCTTCGAAACCCTATTACCCCACTTCTTCAAAGCCTCCTGCATCGCCATAGCCGCCGCTGCCGTCTTCTTCGCGCGATTcaacgttaaacctgtcatcgCCGCACCGGCTGCAACGGTGGAGCCTTTCAAACAATCCACGATGGACAGCGTTTCGGATGAAGAGAAAGAAAGGACAGTCGAAGAGTACGTCGAGTCTCACCCAGATGACGTCGAAGGGCTCAAGTCCCTCATGGAAGTCAAGATCAAGAATCGAAAGCTTCAAGAAGCGGTAGATGTTATTGAACGTTTGATTCAACTTGAACCCGACGACAAGGAATGGCCATTGTTGAAAGCCCATCTCTATAGCTACTCCGGAGAGTCTGAATTGGCAAAATTAGGGTTCGAAGAGATACTCTCTGCAAACCCTCTTACCGTGGAAGCTTATCATGGTCTAGTAATGGCGGTTTCACAATCCGATTCTGGCGATGAATTGAATCAGGTTCTGAAGAGAATTGAGGCGGCAATGGAGAGGTgcaagaaagagaagaagaaggaggatTTGAGGGATTTTAAGCTTTTGGTGGCTCAAATTAGGGTAATTGAGGGGAAATACAATGATGCATTGAAGGTTTATCAGGAGCTTGTGAAGGAGGAGCCTAGGGATTTCCGTCCATATCTATGTCAGGGGATTATATATACTTTGTTGAGGAAGAAAGATGAGGCAGAGAAACAGTTTCAGAAGTATAGGAGGCTGGTTCCGAAGGGGCACCCTTATGCCCggtattttgatgataatatgaTTGCAACGAGGGTTTTTTCACAAATGGCAGAGAATCAGAGATCGGGTTCCAAGAGCTGA